From Echinicola jeungdonensis, the proteins below share one genomic window:
- a CDS encoding MoaD/ThiS family protein, with protein sequence MKINAFGIAKDITGASQIEFPMEETFVKVKDLKSLLYQKYPDLINLPSLAISVNLFYASEETIVNKHDEVALIPPVSGG encoded by the coding sequence ATGAAGATTAACGCTTTCGGAATTGCCAAAGACATCACAGGAGCTTCTCAAATTGAATTTCCTATGGAAGAAACATTTGTAAAGGTCAAGGATCTTAAAAGCCTGCTTTACCAAAAGTACCCGGATCTGATCAACCTGCCCTCTTTGGCCATTTCAGTAAATTTGTTTTATGCCAGTGAAGAAACCATTGTCAATAAACACGACGAAGTAGCATTGATTCCTCCAGTAAGCGGAGGTTAA
- a CDS encoding molybdenum cofactor biosynthesis protein MoaE — protein sequence MESHIAITPEINIQEGYENLIDPKSGGICTFIGTVRDLNNEKEVSNLFFEAYEKMAILKLEELAQEAGSKWPLNKVVLIHAVGMKKITDPVVFVGASSAHRDAAFQASRYLIDRLKEVVPIWKKETYQDHSSWINAHP from the coding sequence ATGGAAAGCCATATTGCCATCACCCCCGAAATCAACATTCAGGAAGGATATGAGAATTTGATAGACCCAAAAAGCGGGGGAATTTGTACTTTTATCGGTACGGTAAGAGACCTTAACAATGAAAAAGAGGTAAGCAACCTTTTTTTTGAAGCTTATGAAAAAATGGCCATTTTAAAATTAGAAGAATTGGCCCAGGAGGCCGGATCCAAATGGCCTCTAAACAAGGTCGTCCTTATCCATGCAGTAGGGATGAAAAAAATCACCGACCCTGTTGTTTTTGTCGGTGCATCCTCAGCCCATAGGGACGCAGCATTTCAAGCCTCTCGGTATCTTATCGACAGGCTCAAAGAGGTTGTTCCCATTTGGAAAAAAGAAACTTACCAAGACCATAGCTCTTGGATCAACGCTCACCCGTAA